The segment ATCGCGGCATTGGCCTTCCCGACTGCATTCGCTCAGGGAGAGAGGCGGTGAGGGAGTTAGGAATTAGGAGTTAGGAATTAGGCCGTCGTTGGCCATCTCCAACTCGCCCTTCACAACTCGCATCCCCCGGAGGTTCCTATGCGCATTGCCCAATCCATTGAATGGTTCAAAAAAGCCCAGCGTGTACTGCCCGGCGGGGTGGATTCGCCGGTGCGGGCCTTGCGTGCGGTGGGTGGACAGCCGTTGTTCATTCAGCGCGGCGAAGGGCCTTATCTGTACGATGTGGACGGCAATCGGTTCATCGACTATGTGCTCTCGTGGGGGCCCCTCGTTTTGGGGCACGCCCATCCGGAGGTGGTCGAGGCCTTGCAGCAGGCGGTGGCCCGAGGCACCAGTTATGGCGCGCCCAGCCCGCTGGAAGTGGAGTTGGCCGAGTTGGTGCGCGTTTTCTTCCCTTCCATCGAGATGATTCGCTTCGTCAACTCGGGCACCGAAGCCACCATGAGCGCGCTGCGCCTGGCGCGGGCATACACCGGGCGGGACAAAATCGTCAAGTTCCAGGGTTGCTATCACGGCCATGCGGACATGTTGCTGGTGCAGGCCGGGTCTGGCGTGGCGACTTTGGGCCTGCCCGATTCCCCTGGGGTGCCGCGCGGAGCCACCCAGGATACCCTGGTGGCGCGCTACAACAACCTGGAGAGCGTGCGCGCCCTATTCAAGCAGTATCCCGAGGAAATTGCCGCCGTGATCGTCGAGCCGGTGGCCGGGAACATGGGCGTGGTGCCGCCGGTGGAGGGCTTTTTACAAGGCCTGCGCGAGATCACCCGCCAACACGGCGCGCTGCTCATCTTTGACGAGGTGATGACGGGATGGCGAGTGCATCCCGGTGGCGCGCAGGCGCTCTACGGGGTGACGCCCGACCTGACCACCCTGGGCAAGGTCATCGGCGGCGGGCTGCCGGTGGGCGCTTACGGCGGGCGGCGCGACATCATGGAGATGGTCGCGCCGGTGGGGCCGATGTACCAGGCGGGTACGCTCTCGGGGAACCCGCTGGCCATGACGGCGGGCATCGTCACCTTGCGGGTGCTGCAACGCCCGGGGGTGTGGGAACGCCTGGAGGCTGCGGCTCGCCGCCTGACCGAGGGCATCGGCGCAGCGGCCCGCGCTGCGGGGGTGCCGGTGCAGCAAACCCGTGTGGGGACGATGTTCGCCGTCTTCTTCACCGAGACGCCGGTGCGCGATTGGGAGACGGTGAAAACCAGCGACACCGCGCGCTTTGCCCGTTTCTTCCGGGCCATGCTAGAACGCGGGGTGTACCTGGCCCCCTCTCAGTTCGAGGCCGGCTTCGTCAGCCTGGCTCATGACGACGCGGTGATCGAAGCCACGATAGAGGCAGCGAGGGAGGCGTTGAAACTTGTTGGGGCGTGAGTTGGTAGTACAATACCCCCATGCGCAATCTGGAACTCTCCCCCGAAGCCAT is part of the Anaerolineae bacterium genome and harbors:
- the hemL gene encoding glutamate-1-semialdehyde 2,1-aminomutase; protein product: MRIAQSIEWFKKAQRVLPGGVDSPVRALRAVGGQPLFIQRGEGPYLYDVDGNRFIDYVLSWGPLVLGHAHPEVVEALQQAVARGTSYGAPSPLEVELAELVRVFFPSIEMIRFVNSGTEATMSALRLARAYTGRDKIVKFQGCYHGHADMLLVQAGSGVATLGLPDSPGVPRGATQDTLVARYNNLESVRALFKQYPEEIAAVIVEPVAGNMGVVPPVEGFLQGLREITRQHGALLIFDEVMTGWRVHPGGAQALYGVTPDLTTLGKVIGGGLPVGAYGGRRDIMEMVAPVGPMYQAGTLSGNPLAMTAGIVTLRVLQRPGVWERLEAAARRLTEGIGAAARAAGVPVQQTRVGTMFAVFFTETPVRDWETVKTSDTARFARFFRAMLERGVYLAPSQFEAGFVSLAHDDAVIEATIEAAREALKLVGA